One Equus caballus isolate H_3958 breed thoroughbred chromosome 14, TB-T2T, whole genome shotgun sequence DNA segment encodes these proteins:
- the FEM1C gene encoding protein fem-1 homolog C, with product MDLKTAVFNAARDGKLRVLTKLLASKSKEEVSSLISEKTNGATPLLMAARYGHLDMVEFLLEQCSASIEVGGSVNFDGETIEGAPPLWAASAAGHLKVVQSLLNHGASVNNTTLTNSTPLRAACFDGHLEIVKYLVEHKADLEVSNRHGHTCLMISCYKGHKEIAQYLLEKGADVNRKSVKGNTALHDCAESGSLDIMKMLLMYCAKMERDGYGMTPLLSASVTGHTNIVDFLTHHAQTSKTERINALELLGATFVDKKRDLLGALKYWKKAMNMRYSDRTNIISKPVPQTLIMAYDYAKEVNSAEELECLIADPDEMRMQALLIRERILGPSHPDTSYYIRYRGAVYADSGNFKRCINLWKYALDMQQNNLDPLSPMTASSLLSFAELFSFMLQDRAKGLLGTTVTFDDLMGILCKSVLEIERAIKQTQCPADPLQLNKALSIILHLICLLEKVSCTLEQDHFKKQTIYRFLKLHPRGKNNFSPLHLAVDKNTTCVGRYPVCKFPSLQVTAILIECGADVNVRDSDDNSPLHIAALNNHPDIMNLLIKSGAHFDATNLHKQTASDLLDEKEIAKNLIQPINHTTLQCLAARVIVNHRIYYKGHIPEKLETFVSLHR from the exons ATGGATCTAAAGACAGCAGTATTTAACGCAGCTCGGGATGGCAAACTCCGGGTTCTCACCAAGTTACTGGCAAGCAAATCCAAAGAGGAGGTTTCCTCCTTGATCTCTGAAAAAACCAATGGGGCCACACCACTTCTGATGGCCGCCCGGTATGGGCACCTTGACATGGTGGAATTCCTCCTGGAGCAGTGCAGTGCCTCCATCGAAGTCGGGGGCTCCGTCAATTTTGATGGCGAAACCATTGAGGGGGCTCCCCCGTTGTGGGCCGCTTCTGCAGCAGGACATCTGAAGGTGGTTCAGTCTTTGTTAAATCATGGAGCATCTGTCAACAACACGACTTTAACCAATTCAACTCCTCTCCGAGCTGCCTGTTTCGATGGCCATTTGGAAATAGTGAAGTACCTTGTAGAACACAAAGCTGATTTGGAAGTGTCAAACCGACATGGGCATACGTGCTTGATGATTTCGTGTTACAAAGGACACAAAGAGATTGCTCAGTATTTACTTGAAAAGGGGGCAGATGTTAATAGAAAAAGTGTTAAAG gAAATACTGCATTGCATGACTGTGCAGAATCTGGAAGTTTGGACATTATGAAGATGCTTCTTATGTATTGTGCCAAGATGGAAAGGGATGGTTATGGAATGACTCCCCTTCTGTCAGCAAGTGTGACTGGTCACACAAATATTGTGGATTTTCTGACTCACCATGCACAGACCAGCAAGACAGAACGGATCAATGCTCTAGAGCTGCTGGGAGCTACATTTGTAGACAAAAAAAGAGATCTACTTGGGGCTTTGAAATACTGGAAAAAGGCAATGAACATGAGATACAGTGATAGGACTAATATAATTAGCAAACCAGTACCACAGACACTAATAATGGCTTATGATTATGCCAAGGAGGTAAACAgtgcagaagaactagaatgtcTGATTGCTGATCCCGATGAGATGAGAATGCAGGCACTATTAATTAGAGAACGTATTCTTGGTCCTTCTCATCCTGATACCTCTTACTATATTAGATATAGAGGCGCTGTCTATGCAGACTCTGGAAATTTCAAACGATGCATCAACCTATGGAAGTATGCTTTGGATATGCAGCAGAACAATTTGGACCCTTTAAGCCCAATGACTGCCAGCAGCTTATTATCTTTTGCAGAACTGTTCTCTTTTATGCTACAGGATAGGGCTAAAGGCCTGCTGGGCACCACTGTTACATTTGATGATCTTATGGGCATACTTTGCAAAAGTGTCCTTGAAATAGAGCGGGCTATCAAGCAAACTCAGTGTCCAGCTGACCCATTACAGTTAAATAAGGCTCTTTCCATCATTTTGCACTTAATTTGCTTGTTAGAAAAAGTTTCTTGTACTCTAGAACAGGACCATTTCAAAAAGCAGACTATATACAGATTTCTTAAGCTGCATCCGAGGGGAAAGAATAACTTCAgtcctcttcatctggctgtggACAAGAATACTACATGTGTAGGGCGGTACCCTGTTTGTAAATTTCCATCTCTGCAAGTTACTGCGATACTGATAGAATGTGGTGCTGATGTGAACGTCAGAGACTCCGATGACAACAGTCCCCTACATATCGCTGCTCTGAACAACCATCCAGACATCATGAATCTCCTTATTAAATCAGGTGCACATTTTGATGCCACAAACTTGCACAAACAAACTGCTAGTGACTTGTTGGATGAGAAGGAAATAGCTAAAAATTTGATCCAGCCCATAAATCATACCACATTGCAGTGTCTTGCTGCTCGTGTCATAGTGAATCATAGAATATATTATAAAGGGCATATTCCAGAAAAGCTAGAGACCTTTGTTTCACTTCATAGATGA